AAAAAGAGCCAAACGACGCGTTACTGAAGGCACTGCACGATTTGCTTGGTCGGGTGTTAAATGCTTCAGGTTTAAAGGATTCTGATTTTGGGGTTTTTGGTTCGTTACTACATGATTTTTATCACCCAGATTTTTCGGATTTAGATTTTATCATTTATGGGAAACAAAATTTGGATAAGCTTTGTAATGGATTAAATAAACTGTACAAAGAAGACCCCTCCTTGTGTAATGAGTTTGAATTTATGTCTGCGGTGGAGTCCAAGGATTGGAAGTTTATCAACTACAGTTTAGAGGACTACCTGTGGCATCAGCGCCGAAAAATGATTTATGCATATTTCAAATCCAATGATGCTGGACGAATAGTAAAAGCAGAGTTTGAGCCAGTCAAAGATTGGAACGAAAACGTTGATGGGTTTAACAATTTTGCACGGATTTATCATGTGGGCTGGATTAAAGCAGTAGTTGAAATCACCGATGACAAAGAAGGACCCTTTATTCCGTCCATTTACAAGATAAAAGTAAAAGAAATCCTAGAAGGACCCGAAATCGAAAACATTACCCAAATTTTTTCGTACATGGAAGAGTTTAGGTTCCAAGCCAAAAAAGGAGAAAAAGCCCTTATTGAAGGCAACCTCGAAAAAGTAATCGATGGAACCAACACATACTACCAAATTACGTTAAGCTACGGTTACAGATATTACGAACAAAC
This genomic interval from Candidatus Bathyarchaeum sp. contains the following:
- a CDS encoding nucleotidyltransferase domain-containing protein is translated as MKLRDRDAIYTKDGFLFRVYGYLHPKEGYVCDPEYALPEVFVSSNPRAKRGLDKPKYYKFFADEGMKLIYNKYPQYQVYHEPLQKCVPGVYSADISEVRKPEMGLQRVLKKEPNDALLKALHDLLGRVLNASGLKDSDFGVFGSLLHDFYHPDFSDLDFIIYGKQNLDKLCNGLNKLYKEDPSLCNEFEFMSAVESKDWKFINYSLEDYLWHQRRKMIYAYFKSNDAGRIVKAEFEPVKDWNENVDGFNNFARIYHVGWIKAVVEITDDKEGPFIPSIYKIKVKEILEGPEIENITQIFSYMEEFRFQAKKGEKALIEGNLEKVIDGTNTYYQITLSYGYRYYEQT